The proteins below are encoded in one region of Canis lupus dingo isolate Sandy chromosome 30, ASM325472v2, whole genome shotgun sequence:
- the LOC118352888 gene encoding USP6 N-terminal-like protein, with translation MSTGIYTPKWFLQCFLGRTPFSLTLKLWDAYVLDGERVLTAMAYTILKVHRKHLLKLPLEGLREFLQDSLAQPWALEDEAVLRHLRASMTLLRRMRCDLPPPQRDLRSSPRGPWAWSKCPWRPGLSSLLQPLSHRPG, from the exons ATGTCCACCGGCATCTATACCCCAAAGTGGTTCCTGCAGTGCTTCCTCGGCCGG ACCCCCTTCTCGCTCACCCTGAAGCTGTGGGATGCCTACGTCCTTGATGGGGAGAGGGTGCTCACGGCCATGGCCTACACCATCCTCAAGGTGCACAGGA AGCACCTCCTGAAGCTGCCCCTGGAAGGGCTCCGGGAGTTCCTCCAGGActctctggcccagccctgggccctggaggatGAGGCGGTGCTCAGACACCTTCGGGCCTCCATGACCCTGCTCCGGAGGATGCGGTGCGACCTGCCCCCGCCCCAG CGGGACCTGAGGAGTTCCCCACgaggcccctgggcctggagcaAGTGTCCCTGGCGCCCGggcctctcctctcttctccagccTCTGAGCCACCGCCCAGGGTAG